The Primulina eburnea isolate SZY01 chromosome 6, ASM2296580v1, whole genome shotgun sequence genome contains a region encoding:
- the LOC140835465 gene encoding large ribosomal subunit protein eL14z-like, with protein sequence MSPFAVQRYVEIGRVALVNYGKDYGKLVVIVDVIDQNRALVDSPDMVRSQMNFKRLSLTDIKIDIKRVPKKKTLIAAMEGRCVVSFLADVKGKWEKSSWGRKLIVQKRRASLNDFDRFKLMLAKIKRAGVVRQELAKLKKESAA encoded by the exons ATGAGCCCGTTTG CCGTTCAAAGGTACGTGGAGATCGGGAGGGTGGCGTTAGTCAACTACGGGAAGGACTACGGCAAGCTTGTCGTCATCGTCGACGTCATCGACCAGAACCGA GCTCTAGTGGATTCACCTGACATGGTACGTAGCCAAATGAACTTCAAGAGGCTTTCGCTTACTGACATCAAGATTGACATCAAAAGAGTGCCGAAGAAGAAGACACTTATTGCTGCTATGGAAGGCCGCTG TGTGGTGTCGTTTCTCGCAGATGTCAAGGGAAAGTGGGAAAAAAGTTCCTGGGGGAGGAAATTGATCGTGCAAAAGAGAAGGGCGTCCTTGAATGATTTTGATAGATTCAAATTAATGTTGGCCAAAATCAAG AGAGCAGGAGTTGTAAGGCAAGAGCTTGCGAAGCTTAAGAAAGAGAGTGCGGCTTAA
- the LOC140834190 gene encoding protein argonaute 7-like, with product MEDEESNTAKKCASKTKSFTGNRSAHAYHYHHQLLQSSNRLAYGYGYGFGYGYQNLHQTYPALLPLPPSIPLHLTLTPPFLQNHSFESKTQFRKSSLEKNNPRTATSSDSHVRDFSVSQAEIEIQKKISLPFDERNGRKTADAKPKVLAVARRPDSGGVEGRVVSLLANHFLVQFDPSQRIFHYDVEISPNPSKEISRMIKRKLVEENSARLSGALPVYDGRRTIYSPVQFQHDRLEFYISLPIADGKPVLMCIESINPQENMQHKIFRVSMKLVSKFDGESLSGYLNQGDGITPLPQEYIHALDVVLRESPTEKCIAAGRSFYTSLIVGEKEIGGGAVALRGFFQSLRPTQQGIALNVDFLVTAFHESIGVIPYLQKRFDFMHDIFQNKARSLTNEERKEVEKAIKNIRVFVSHRETVQRYRVYSLTEEVTENLSFLDRDGTKLEVVGYFKDHYDYDVQYRNLPCLQISRRKACYLPMELCVICEGQKFLGKLSDDQTVKVLKMGCQKPRERKKIITSVMEGSFGPTSGDHGKEFKLEVSKEMTRLTGRILQPPKLRLGNGGHVRNLTPSRHDRQWNLLDSHVFEGTRVDRWAILSFGGTSDQKSCIPKFINQLSQRCEQLGIFLHKNTLVSPIFESMHVLGNARLLESKLKKIHKAAFNNLQLLICVMERKHKGYADLKRIAETSIGIVSQCCLYSNIGKLSTQFLANLALKINAKVGGCTVALYNSLPSQIPRLFRQDNPVIFMGADVTHPHPFDDYSPSVAAVVGSVNWPSANKYVSRMRSQTHRQEIIQDLSTMVGEILDDFYEELSKLPQRIIFFRDGVSETQFEKVLHEELEAIRHACSRFPSYNPRITFAVVQKRHHTRLFPYDQTDPSFTENHFSDENIPPGTVVDTVITHPKAFDFYLCSHWGVKGTSRPIHYHILCDENEFTSDEMQKLVYNLCYTFVRCTKPISLVPPAYYAHLAAYRGRLYLEHSDSNASNRTSTVSRTSPAKTTPLPELAENIRKLMFYC from the exons ATGGAAGACGAGGAGTCCAATACCGCCAAAAAATGCGCCTCAAAGACCAAGAGTTTTACGGGGAATCGAAGTGCTCATGCTTACCATTATCACCACCAGTTGTTGCAGAGTTCCAACAGGCTTGCTTATGGCTATGGCTATGGCTTTGGTTATGGTTATCAGAATCTGCACCAAACTTACCCAGCTTTGCTTCCTCTGCCTCCGAGTATACCTCTTCATCTCACGCTAACCCCACCTTTTCTTCAAAACCACAGCTTTGAATCAAAAACCCAATTCCGGAAATCCTCGTTGGAGAAAAATAATCCTCGTACCGCGACTTCTTCTGATTCCCATGTTCGAGATTTCTCGGTTTCTCAGG CTGAAATTGAGATCCAGAAGAAAATTAGTCTGCCCTTTGATGagagaaatggaagaaaaactgCGGATGCTAAACCAAAAGTATTGGCTGTTGCAAGAAGGCCTGACTCCGGCGGGGTGGAAGGGAGGGTTGTTAGCCTCCTTGCCAATCATTTCTTAGTCCAATTCGATCCATCACAACGAATTTTTCATTACGATGTCGAAATTTCTCCGAATCCCTCGAAGGAAATTTCTCGAATGATCAAGCGTAAACTCGTCGAGGAGAATTCAGCGAGACTATCCGGTGCTCTCCCGGTCTATGATGGTAGAAGGACTATCTATAGCCCTGTACAATTCCAACATGACAGGCTTGAGTTTTATATTAGCCTCCCTATAGCTGATGGTAAACCGGTTTTAATGTGTATAGAATCGATTAATCCGCAAGAAAATATGCAACATAAGATTTTTCGAGTTAGTATGAAGCTCGTCTCAAAGTTTGATGGCGAATCCTTAAGTGGCTATTTAAATCAAGGAGATGGTATCACTCCCCTTCCCCAAGAGTATATCCATGCATTGGATGTCGTATTGCGGGAGAGTCCAACAGAAAAGTGTATAGCGGCAGGGAGGTCATTTTACACGAGTTTGATCGTTGGAGAAAAAGAAATAGGGGGTGGAGCTGTTGCACTTAGGGGATTCTTCCAGAGCTTAAGGCCAACACAACAAGGCATTGCTCTAAATGTAGATTTCTTGGTGACAGCTTTTCATGAAAGTATCGGAGTGATCCCTTATTTGCAAAAGCGCtttgattttatgcatgatatcTTTCAAAACAAGGCCAGAAGTTTGACTAACGAAGAGAGGAAAGAAGTGGAGAAAGCAATTAAGAACATTAGGGTCTTTGTTTCCCATAGAGAAACTGTTCAAAGATACCGAGTTTATAGCTTAACCGAAGAAGTTACTGAAAATCTATCTTTTCTTGATAGAGATGGGACGAAACTAGAAGTTGTTGGCTATTTCAAGGATCACTATGATTATGATGTGCAGTATCGAAATTTGCCTTGCTTGCAGATTAGTAGGAGGAAAGCATGTTATCTACCTATGGAGCTTTGTGTAATTTGTGAGGGGCAGAAGTTTTTGGGTAAACTCTCGGATGATCAGACTGTGAAAGTACTTAAAATGGGTTGTCAAAAACCTCGAGAACGCAAGAAAATAATCACCAGTGTTATGGAAGGATCATTCGGCCCAACTAG TGGTGATCATGGAAAAGAATTTAAACTCGAAGTTTCGAAAGAAATGACAAGATTGACCGGTAGAATTCTTCAGCCTCCCAAACTCAGGCTTGGAAATGGTGGTCATGTAAGAAACCTGACTCCTTCACGTCACGATCGACAGTGGAATCTTTTAGATAGCCATGTCTTTGAGGGTACTCGAGTTGATCGGTGGGCGATTTTAAGTTTCGGTGGCACCTCAGATCAAAAGTCTTGCATTCCAAAATTCATAAACCAGCTATCTCAAAGATGTGAACAACTGGGCATTTTTCTCCACAAAAACACACTTGTGAGTCCAATCTTCGAGTCAATGCACGTCCTTGGAAATGCGAGGCTTTTGGAATCTAAACTCAAGAAAATTCATAAAGCTGCcttcaacaatcttcaactgCTTATCTGTGTTATGGAGAGGAAACACAAAGGATATGCAGATTTGAAACGAATTGCTGAAACGAGTATAGGAATCGTTAGCCAGTGCTGTTTATACTCGAATATTGGCAAGTTAAGTACACAGTTTCTTGCGAACTTGGCCCTTAAGATCAATGCCAAAGTTGGGGGCTGCACTGTTGCACTTTACAACTCATTACCTTCTCAAATCCCAAGGCTTTTCAGGCAAGACAATCCTGTGATCTTTATGGGTGCGGATGTGACACATCCCCATCCGTTTGACGATTATAGTCCCTCAGTTGCTGCTGTTGTTGGAAGCGTGAATTGGCCTTCGGCAAACAAGTATGTTTCAAGAATGAGGTCCCAAACGCATCGACAAGAGATTATTCAAGACCTTAGCACAATGGTAGGAGAAATATTAGATGATTTTTACGAAGAACTCTCAAAACTTCCACAAAGAATCATCTTTTTTCGAGATGGCGTAAGTGAAACACAGTTTGAAAAAGTTTTGCACGAGGAATTAGAAGCCATTCGACATGCTTGTTCAAGATTCCCGAGTTATAACCCTCGGATCACTTTCGCAGTAGTGCAAAAACGGCACCATACTCGGCTATTCCCTTATGATCAGACCGATCCATCTTTCACAGAGAATCACTTCTCGGATGAAAATATACCTCCTGGAACCGTGGTGGATACAGTGATAACTCATCCAAAAGCATTCGACTTCTACCTCTGTAGTCACTGGGGTGTAAAGGGTACGAGTCGGCCTATTCATTACCACATTTTGTGTGATGAAAACGAGTTCACGTCCGATGAGATGCAGAAGCTGGTTTACAATCTTTGCTACACATTTGTTAGGTGCACCAAGCCTATTTCTTTGGTCCCTCCTGCATATTATGCTCATCTTGCTGCATACAGAGGACGGTTATATCTTGAGCACTCGGATTCAAATGCCTCAAACCGAACATCCACTGTTTCTAGGACATCACCGGCTAAGACAACACCTTTGCCTGAACTTGCTGAGAATATTAGGAAGTTAATGTTTTACTGCTGA